Genomic DNA from Alicyclobacillus fastidiosus:
CCACGTCGATTAAGCTGATTCCACACCTTGTCGCCATGGTTGTCGCGGTGGCCGTCTTCGACGCGTCAGGGGCGATGAGCATCTTGGTGAAACTATTGACGCCCTTGTTACAATGGCTGCACATTCCGCCGGAAGTGGCGCCAATGGCCTTGTTACGGCCGATCAGCGGACAAGGGTCGCTCGCATTTATGGTGAACATCTTTGGCAACTCGAAACAGGGACCCGATTCGTGGCTCGGAATGTTGGCATCGACCATGCAGGCGTCTTCCGATACGACGCTTTACATCTTGACCGTCTACTTTGGCAGCGTCGGAATTCGCAAGTTTCGTTATGCGATGGGCGTTGGGCTGCTCAGCGATTTCGTGAGCGTCCTCGCATCCGTGTTCGCAGTGTCCTTGTTGTCTGGTATGATACATGTCTAGGTTCGTATTGTACCTGAGCAGGAGATGAATCATGGAACGATTACAAAAAGTACTCGCACACGCGGGCGTGGCATCGCGCAGAAAGTGCGAAGAATTGA
This window encodes:
- a CDS encoding spore maturation protein, with amino-acid sequence MQNIMSAASEWLLPLIVGSILLFGFVKRVPIYNTFVDGAKGGFATSIKLIPHLVAMVVAVAVFDASGAMSILVKLLTPLLQWLHIPPEVAPMALLRPISGQGSLAFMVNIFGNSKQGPDSWLGMLASTMQASSDTTLYILTVYFGSVGIRKFRYAMGVGLLSDFVSVLASVFAVSLLSGMIHV